A part of Stegostoma tigrinum isolate sSteTig4 chromosome 6, sSteTig4.hap1, whole genome shotgun sequence genomic DNA contains:
- the LOC125453415 gene encoding transmembrane protein 272-like, with translation MSAGVEKACHRCISKIASNACLIFGLLAFLAVPLSMAFVGMKFLDSCPIQPLIPLYLLVGGIIGSLKVTLLLYDSAKMRQLLSKSVMIGDDDDDEYPWRQNLHRYYIHVTLSLFLFVWFILGNYWVFSAYLPNFIPPFHQPQDYCDKTVYIFSVVVLVISHTVLGLLVLCSCCLFSFSEQSDDSEEE, from the exons CTTGTTTAATCTTTGGGCTCCTTGCCTTCCTTGCAGTGCCACTGTCAATGGCGTTTGTGG GGATGAAGTTCCTGGACAGTTGCCCTATTCAGCCATTGATTCCTTTGTATTTGCTGGTTGGAGGAATCATCGGCAGTTTGAAG GTTACCCTCCTGCTCTATGATTCTGCAAAAATGAGACAACTTCTTTCCAAATCTGTTATGATTGGcgacgatgatgatgatgaatatCCTTGGCGACAAAATCTTCACCGATATTACATCCATGTTACCCTCAGTCTGTTCCTGTTTGTGTGGTTTATATTGGGAAACTACTGGGTATTCTCTGCATATCTGCCCAATTTTATTCCCCCTTTTCACCAGCCTCAAGATTACTGTGATAAAACTGTGTACATCTTCTCAGTGGTTGTCCTGGTCATAAGTCACACAGTTCTAGGCCTTTTGGTTCTGTGCAGTTGCTGCTTATTCTCTTTCTCAGAGCAAAGTGATGATTCAGAAGAAGAATGA